The sequence CACATCAAAGCACAAACATCAAGAAATTTATAATTTCGATCAAATTAATTGAAACCCTAAAGTCATCAACCCACAATCCAACAAACTAAGACTTCGACACacccaataaaataaaaatcaaacatcTAGAGAATCGTACAAGAAATCCACACAAGTCAGAAAATCTAACTGATagaattaagaaaagaaaaaaaaaactaagaagcTCGAAGTGCTCAAACATCAGCCTCAATAAATCTACCTGCGGAATCGAGAATGAAAAGTGGATCCCGAAATCAGCAAGCGTAAACCGAATTGACTGAACAAAGCAATGAAATTGAAACCCTAAAGGAAGATcgagaagagaaaaataattggAGTATTTGGTAATGAATAATTTGGGGGAGAAAGCAACGTCCGTTAAATGAGCGGACGAGAAGGAGAGAACACGTGACTTTGGGCGCTATAGCTAATGAAAATTGGGGATTAATATGTTAAATAGGTTATTTTTGCTTCCCATAGGTTGCGTATGGTTGATTCGGTcgattttgatatttatcaGTTTAATTTATAGATTATTAATTTGTAAGCAAGCTAAACTGTTAAAGAACTATTAAGGTATTGACTTATGGATTGATGGTTATCAATTTGATATTGTTTTGACCGTTGAGATTTTACACAAAAAGATAGAAACATGGCGGATCCACGTTGGGTCCAGGATGTTCACCCGAACACCCTCGGcaaaaaaatacatgatataTCAggtaaattttatgtatttctaTAGATGGATATATTTTGAACCCctcaataacaaattaaaatagatgGCTTAATGATAAGACCCCTGAATATTAAACTGCTTGCCCCGGATCAGTTCTGTTTTTcaagcattttttattttaaaaacgtGCCAAAGTGTgatttttaactcaaaaaaaaatcaaaggacCCATTTCAAAGACAtatttaaatgttatatattttatctttcaaacCTCCTGAACGAAAATTTTGGGTCCGCCACTAgtgacaaaccaaataaatCATGCATGTGAGTTGATAGATTGAATTTTATACAAAAGTAACACTAACATATTGTAGAATAACCGCAAGATTGAGATTGTcgaaaataaactaaaatcctaagtattattttctttatctttttattgttatgactataaatattttctttgacaaaaaaagataaaagaatagATTGATGTCTATAACTTTTGactaagtaaaaaaaatataattgaaagaaggaaaaattatgCGCATAAGCAAATgtatattagttaattagttaatatagCTAAAGTTTCTTCAATACAATTCACGACATACTTATAGCTGTAAGTACGCCACtcaacttttttgttttgtataattAGCACGTTTGTATagtttaaaatttgtataatttttgtatactGTAATTTTGcatgatataatttatataaatgtgTACACTTCAGATGttgtaattgtataaattagttatttcaagtttatacaaaaataactgAATTATAAAAACGTACTCGCAAATTATATAAACTCACCCGCGAGTTATACAAAATCGTGAATTATGCAAACATCGCTATAATCCGTAGATAtgtaaactatagctatggagcaTAGTTTAGTTTGTTATAATGACTATTTGCGAAAGTTTCCCTTAAAGGAATCCAAGTATAAGTCTCGTAGTTAATTTTTAAACCGAAATTTCAATTTATGGCTACTAATAAAAATGCATTTAACTCTGTTTGAATTATTGTTAcctattgtttcataatgtactATATGATATTGTACTCTATTTTATTGTACTGTATGATAGATATAATGTTTTGGCTAGACTataatgtttgttgttgtttaacaatatttttattgtttgatttatttgtattgtattgtaatttataaatttattaaaatatcaataattatccTATGGTAAGAAGTTTGACTAGAACTAAATAATACAGGGTAAAGAGTAAAATagtattatgaaatattaagtaatgataaaattgaaaaaagaaataagtaaCAATAAGAATACACTAAATCGATTGtttcataaaaatgaaatttctcattgttacgtaacaataaAATTTGACAATACAAACAATTTAAGTAACGATCAAAACAAACCTTAAAGGAATGATAACGATATAATACAATgtgtaacaatgatccaaacaaagtgttagTCTACTAtagataaaatgaaaaagaaaatcacacGAAATATTAAACCTTAGGATTATCTATATGTTCACTTTTTTCGaccttttaaattttgtttatcCCTTCTACAAtgactatatatttattaaaaaattaatatttgaggTTAATGATTCATTTGATTCTCCAAAAACATCAAATAGTAATAGTTTCGAGAAGCAAAAGGATAAATTGCTAAAATCAAATTACAGATGATTAATTGAAGGATAAATGGTAAGACAGTTCAAAGCAAAATACAGACTTGAAAGGaaaaacttttatcttttattgaTAAGTCTGTGttgattaataatattttgtagaGTATTCCGATATACCTCTTATATGCAATGACACCTCCTAAATATGTTATTCATGATTTACATAAATTGTTTGCTAAAAATTTCTATGGAACCCAAGCTTTGGTGGACTTTTCGAACTAAAAAATCAATGTGCACTATATACATGTGgaacaaatattttaagaaacATAGACTTCAATTGGTAGAATGGAATGGAGGTTCTCAAACTTGGAAGTTTATGTTAGAAGCCAGAGATTGTATTTACCAACAAATTTGGTGGGAATCAAAGTGTGGTCATTTCAGTGTATGATTTGATAACTAAACACAATTGGGTGTTCTTTGCTATGCTCTTTACTATTATTTACTTGTTTCTCATTTTAACAGTTTTGATGTAGATGAGATAAATCAGTTGATGATTGTGCGACATTGGAACGAAGATCTCATGCTTCAATTACTACCAGAAGATGTTTATAAACATATCCAGAATGTAACTGGAGTAGTAAAGGATACTGAAGAACAAGACTCACTAGGATGGATGTGTACTAACTCTGAAAAGTTTATGATTGAAAGTGCTTGCGAGGTGTTAAGACAAGGAAATGATGAACAAGAAATCGCTAAGAAGATATGGGTGAATGGAGTTCTCttcaaaatttctttctttcttaggagattattgaaaaaaaatacagtgttgttgttgtattagttaaattttgattatcttTTTGTGACTTGTCCTATGGCtaagaaataatgaaatacTTTTGCAAGTATTGCTGATGTGTAGAGACCTTTTTTGCAGCTTAACGATACTATCATAAATGGTGGAGTAAAGACTGCTCGTCAAATAATctgattttgttgtttttttttctaataaaaagtTCCTGAGACccacttttaattaaaaaagaaattaaaaaatagtgtttttattttaatgatgaataaattttaaatattattttataaattctgtgatattaaatttttacaCAAAGCGCCAATAATTTTTGCTTAGTtatctataaaaaataatatattattcatatttatttattttttaaaaaatctaaccttttttttttctaaaaaaacattttccatctTACTGAAAACGCTCACAAAAGAAAATGAGAGAATTTTTGTGCTTTTTCTTTGCGAAATAAAAAAAGAGACATCTTACTTAATTGATAATGGTGTGAGAGATAACATACACGGGCATTTGGAGTCGCCGGAGAGTGTTGCCGGAATGGAGCGAGCTGGGTTGAAAACCCTCAACACCGTAGTTTCACCTCTCCATTTCCGGGCAAAAGCTTCAATTTTCCGTCCGCTTCTGTTACCCCAAGTGGTGCACAATCTCCATTTCCCTCTCTTATCTTCCTCTTCACGTTTATCTCCACTCCGCTCTCTATGTATGTTTATTCCTCTTTTTTCTGATTTGGGTTAATCTTAAATTTTGATAGTTTGAGCCCCAGCTTGTGTTCTTGAAGATTGATATTCGCTTGCAGGTGTAAGAAGTGATGCTAGCACTATGCTTAATGGAGCTGGAGGTGTACCAGCTCAGAATAAACTCCTGCAAGTGGTGTTAGTTTCTCCTCAGGTAGTgaacaaatataaatacatttttattgtCTTTCTCGTTTAGCTTTGGACGTGCAATGAGATAGTTTTAGGATTGCATTGTGAAGATAACTAGAAAAAGAACTGGAATGCGTCATAGACAAAGTAAAAAACTATTAGTAGCAGGTATAAGTGGAATTAAGATCTTACACTCTCTTTTTGTAACCTATAAAGAGTTAAGGTTCTTGACAAGCAACTCTTTAAGTAGTTGGTTACACCCCTCACAGTTATATCTGAACTTAAatgaattgaaatttgaaatctGTGTCCATGAGTATGTTCCTGCCTACAAGGAAagttcaatataatttttccaaTCAAAttgcttacttgtgcaatgtggATTAggcatttcttgatttttggatGGGCTCTAATTCTGCAAATCGTTAGTGTATTATTTGTGCTAGAAGTAACAACAGTATTATCACAATCTAATACATACTTTCCGTGAGTGTCTCATTCTGTTTTAGTGTCTCACTTCAAACCACACACACCCAAACTGATgccaaagttttttttttctttttttgagtaACCAAGAGGCTAAAATATCAGGTGCTGCAACCTTAAGTatcatattttgttcttttgagCTGCTTAGTTGGTTTTGCAACTGTTAACATGTTATTGATGCAAGGGATTGTTTTATCTTATAATTATGGGTTGATACTGATCTAGAGGCTTGCCTTTTGGATTTAATCCAACAAAAGATTATTGCTTGTACGTATCTTAGGATGTCTGCTCAACTCTAAAGGGCTTTGGGATTGCAGTACGCGGTTACAATTGTTTGCTTTAAAGCTAGCACATATCTACTTTATTTCCTCCCTTTTGTGTAGGTTTGGGCTCTTTTTCGATCTGTCAAATTCCTTTGCTTTTCTTTGCCTGAGCTGAAATATGTCGCTACCTTTAactttcaaatgaaaaaaaagtgtGGTAAGAGGCAAAACTTTAGAAGCATGCTAGGGCTCCGGTCCTCCTGGAACTGTAATTTGTGCCTCATAGAAAGAACTATGGTAGTGGTTCCATTTAGTTCTGTTTTTTCTTGCAAGATCAATCCTTGTACTTTAGGAAAGTAtcattattttctcatttacttaataatatttatgttcAGCAAGGGCGGTATGCTGGCTAGTTTGGTTTGAGGCTGGTTGCCCTCTCTTTGGTTTGGTTCAGTCTTGGGTTGGGGGGGGGTTTGGTTCATCCTTGCAAGTATTTTGTGTCTAAACTGGGTAGAAAGGGTGCTGTGACATCACTTGTTTTGATCATGTTACATGGTTGTATTTCCAATACAATATTTTGCAATCTTACCAATTAAAGGAAATTCTAGTTATCATTGCGAAAATGAGATGATGAAGATTAAATTTGGATTGTCCATTTCCTTTTTTCTGTTCTTCTTGTATTGGCCTAATCATAACTATTGATTGGTTCTGGTGTCTTGGCCTATTGACAACACATACATCATTAACTATAAACACATACTTTATTGTGAGTTGTAATCCATAGGCAGGTTGGAAATTGACTTATACCTCTCAATACTCAACTTTCAATCATTTGAATGAAAAGCTCACTTGCCAATTCATGGAGCAATGAATTCAAGAGCAACAAAGACTATCAATATTTCACTTTTTGACTCTGTGCTTTTATGATACTGTTTTTTTCCTTATCATTTTTGAATTTCAGTCTTCCAGTTTGATCATTGTCGGACAGCAATAAATCCTGGTAAAGATAGTTGATATTTCTAATATACTCTGCTAAAATCATTATGGTCTAGATTCTAGAATGTGTTTAATCATTGTGGTCTTAACTCTAGAATGCTGTTAATCATTGTGGTCTAGACTCTAGAATGCTGTTAATTTCATCTAGAGGGTAAGGTCTGGATACACCCACCCTCTCCAGACCGTACTTGTGGGTCCTTCcgtatgttattgttgttgtttactTTTCTAATGACATTCTGAACTGAATTTGGGAATTTTCTTTGCTGGAAAATCTCAACTTAAATCAAGGGaacaatttcttttatatgtataaatgacaAGAGATAAGTGGATTTCAGAAGTTCTGTTCTCTGTAGTTGATGCTTGATTGCAAAAAATAGATGTTATTACGATGCTTAGTTTCAAGTGGCATGACTTCATATTTAATGTCACCTACAGGATGTTCATATGTTCTTTTTACATGGGATTTTAGTTGTTCCTGTGGTGTATATGTAATTTGTAATcggattaaaaaaagaaaaacatcttGATGGTTACTATAGATAAATTATTGTGTGGCGTTCCTGATATGAATCATggagtaaaataaataatgcaagcacattttattttgtagaaAATTGAGTTGTCTATACTGTTCAGCCGTGCAGCTTTCGTCTAATATGTATTGTATCAGTAAAGATTTGAGTAAAAGTCCTCCATATATGGATACTTTTCAACCTGGATCAACAGTGAAATCCCAATTCATTGTGACTgtttataaaatcaaatagAAAGCCCCAAGGGTGTCATATCCTAGGAGCCCAAACTATGTGATTTAATAGATCCTCTTGTGGGTCAAGGTCTTATTCTCTTTCCCTTTCTTGAAACTCtgattcatatttttcatagaGAAATCTCTAATCAAGGGTATCTCTTCTTGAGAACCAAATTGGCTATTTCCTTGCAGTATTCTGCACAATTTACTGggctaatttattttttatttagatcttggcaaatgtcaaaattttagaACGGGCTGGGTTTGTACCATCTAAGTATACAGATTCATTTTTGATAGGATATCGCGTGACCTAGTTAACTTAGCTGGTTTGTCTTCCCCAAATTTTCCCTCTGTGTGGTATTTAAACTGGAGAAGGTGACGAAAACAGGTAGCATATGACTCCAGTGGCCAAGCATGTTGTCCTGACTTACCATCTTTTCAGTTTGTTTAATCCGTCTTGAGGAACTTTCGATTTCTTTCCTCTACCTTAACAAATTAAGGAAATTTCTCTTTCTCCCCAACCCCTCTGTCCCCGTCTTCCTTAGTTAATGAAGTTATTTTTCTAACTTAAagagttttcttttcttttaattataagtttttGATAGCCGGTGCTTTGATACAGTTTGAGGTTTGACAGTTTCCATTAGCTTGGTTCAGCAGGAGATAATGTATTTTTGTCTGCAATTTGTTACGTAATGATGTTTCATAGGTAAATCATACAGCGTTAACATTCTACTCTATAGGATATTTACATTTCCTCTTTGATGGTGTGTTTATTACTTCATCTTCATAAGAAGGGAAACTATCACATAAACATTAGAACACATACTTTTGGATTGAAAAACGACTTAAATGGTTCTATTTCTTCTATTTCCCTGTATTGATAGATACCTGGAAACACTGGAAGCATAGCAAGAACTTGTGCAGCATCAGCTGTTGGACTGCACCTAGTTGAGGTATcaatacatattaaaatatcTTAGTAACTTCTTGCATGGTGGTAGAATAgctattattttttactagTAAAATCTACTTAGCTCCTATAACTGTGACATCAAGACTTgtattcataattttctttgCTTCTGCAGCCATTAGGATTTCCAATTGATAATACAAAGTTGAAGCGCGCTGGACTTGATTATTGGCCGTATCCTTTTAGCAGTTCactgttttgaatttttatactCTTTGGTCTAGGAGCGTGTTCCTCTGCAATGTACATATATCTGAAACTCTTCatcatattttcttgtttttttcgTACTAATTGTTATGAAACTGTAgaatatcaaaaaaatgaaCCTTGGGCCTAAGTCAACCTCAAAAGCTTGCTCATGCCGAGAGGGTTGTCCAAGACGATATATAGAGTCCATGTTCATTGTTCCCCTCCCACAAACAATGTAGGACTCCAACAACCCCTGCACTCCCAGGACATCTGGATCGTGCGCAATATAAGACCCCCAACATCAGGAATAATGAATTGGGATGAGCTCGATTCTGATACCATGATAAATGAGTttgggcctaactcaaccccaagAGCTAGAGTTAGGCCCAAGGTCcatttaacatggtatcagagcaagacCTATCTCAATTCTTGTTTTCCGATGTTGGGCTCCTATATTAAATTGTTCGCACTCCGGATTTCCATCCCTGGGCATGAGGGGTGTGTGAAGAGTCCCACATCAGTTGTTAGGGGATGAATGGTCTCTTTAATATGACTTTGACAATCCTCACCCCTTGAGCTAGTTTTTGGGTTTGAGTTAAATTCGAAGTGcattttaacaatatttttggGGGATAACAATTCTCAGCACTCATTGTTTGTCTGTTTTGCTGAATTCATCATTTCTTGGCCAGTCAGTGTTTCAAATTTTGGAGTTCTCTATAATGCTCATATCTATGGACCTCTAAATTGTAAGTTGTCGATTTTCATAAAATTCTCAACTGTTAACTCTTCCCAACAGATATGTTGTTGTCAAAGTGCATCGGTCCTGGGATGAATTCAGGGAGTACTTCATGGGACAGGTCTCTTAAATACCCTATTCATATAGCTCCAAAACATTTAGATAACATAGACTTaaattccttcttcttccttttcttcaGGCTGGGGAAAAGAGGCTGTTGGCATTTACAAAGAGAGGAATAGCTACACATTCCGTGAGTTTATATACTTTTTCTACTCATATAGTTCTCTCAGCTTTTAACCTAGGAAATTTTTTGGCCAAATGAGACCAATTTATTCTGTTTGAATTGAAAGAAAACATAGAAATCctctttttgctttttttttttggttgataaAGAGATATGTTCTTTTTGCTGTCACTGTGAAATCTATAATGTTGGAACAAGGTAGACCTAAAATCATTCGAAGGAAGTTGTCTCGAAGGACCAACAGTTTCTTGAATCTGTGCAGACTTAGTGAAAGATAGGGCacaatggaagaaaaagatTTATTCAGGATACATCTAGTAGCTGAGGATATATTTCAGTCATGTTAGCACCTTACGTCCTATGCTTTCAAGGAGTTGAGCTTTTCAGAAATTTACAGATCAGtagaaaatataaagaacttCTGGtgccttttattttatataatataagtcTAAGATGAGTTTAAATAGAGTAATATGGTAGGTGAGGATTCATATGTTACGCTTAATGCTGATGCTGCAGATTTTCCTCGAGTTTATCTGAGATAGGCTAAAGTACTTGGATGCAAGACTTATTTGAACTAAATTAGTTTTAGCccaattttaaattctttttggtGAGACCCTACAGATTTGATCAACTACCTCTTGCTGTTTCAATATTTCCAATCTCTTTCGTGTTCTAAGaatttcaaatgattttgaGCATCTCAATTCAGTTGCTTTCAGCTTTACTTTTCCCTTTCTGTTTGCTTACTTCTGTTCTTCAATTGTGACTCCAACAAGTTTGGAACTGAGTTATAGTTGATTGATTGTTGAGCATTTTACCAGGAAATACTTTAGCTGTTCTTTCCATACAAGAAATTGTAGTCTTCTCTttcatgttctttccttttctttggtTTCTGAGGTTGGAGAAGTAGGAGGTGTAAGGCACCAAGAAAATTCTAATAGAACAAGGAATAGGTAGAAAACGAAACTAATTTGTTTAATGTTTCAAAGAGATCAACTGAAAGGACCAAAAAGTTATGTTTCCATTTTGCTTTCTTGAGAACTATAAGGAATCTGGCTAAAGTGGAGTTCTTCTTGGCTCCgaaagtatttttatttacaaGCCAAAGACTTTCCTCTAGTTTCTTCACAGTTCTTTTCAAGCATTGTTGCTTTTTATCATCA comes from Solanum pennellii chromosome 1, SPENNV200 and encodes:
- the LOC107018172 gene encoding uncharacterized protein LOC107018172, coding for MERAGLKTLNTVVSPLHFRAKASIFRPLLLPQVVHNLHFPLLSSSSRLSPLRSLCVRSDASTMLNGAGGVPAQNKLLQVVLVSPQIPGNTGSIARTCAASAVGLHLVEPLGFPIDNTKLKRAGLDYWPYVVVKVHRSWDEFREYFMGQAGEKRLLAFTKRGIATHSDFSYKKGDWLVFGSETKGLPPEALLDCKSESLGGGTLRIPMVETYVRCLNLSVSVGIAVYEASRQINYEQLQCPPDTCMDTETSFVTEDIFA